The Pasteurella multocida genome contains a region encoding:
- the mreC gene encoding rod shape-determining protein MreC, which yields MKPIFGKAPPLGLRLILAILASIALIVSDGQSNAMIKARSIMETAVGGLYYLANTPRTVLDGVSDNLVDTNKLQIENRVLRDQLREKNADLLLLDQLKVENQRLRLLLNSPLRTDEYKKIAEVLTAETDVYRKQVVINQGQRDGAYVGQPIIDEKGIVGQLISVGENTSRVLLLTDVTHSIPVQVLRNDVRLIASGTGRNDELSLDHVPRSVDIVKGDLLVTSGLGGRFLEGYPVAIVESVSRDGQNYFATVTAKPLASIERLRYVLLLWPTNEEMRKVQSISPADIRRTVQQRLENQGVEAGKVTKTLVKEENDNNPVEADEPSPVLENPAENHPLPTVTESPSREEP from the coding sequence ATGAAACCTATTTTTGGAAAAGCACCTCCTTTAGGTCTTCGCTTAATTCTGGCGATTTTAGCATCCATTGCATTGATTGTTTCGGACGGTCAATCCAATGCGATGATTAAAGCACGCAGTATTATGGAAACCGCAGTAGGCGGGCTGTATTATCTTGCCAATACACCGAGAACGGTATTGGATGGGGTTTCAGATAATTTGGTTGATACCAATAAATTGCAAATTGAAAACCGAGTTTTGCGTGATCAACTGCGTGAAAAAAATGCAGATTTATTGTTGTTAGATCAACTCAAAGTAGAAAATCAACGCCTGCGCTTATTGCTTAATTCCCCTCTACGTACAGATGAGTATAAAAAAATTGCTGAAGTTTTAACGGCAGAAACTGATGTGTATCGTAAGCAAGTCGTGATTAACCAAGGACAACGTGACGGTGCTTATGTCGGGCAGCCGATTATTGATGAAAAGGGTATTGTTGGGCAACTTATCTCCGTTGGTGAAAATACGAGTCGCGTTCTTCTATTGACAGATGTGACTCATTCTATTCCAGTACAAGTACTACGTAATGATGTCCGTTTGATTGCTAGTGGAACAGGACGGAATGATGAACTGAGTTTAGATCATGTGCCGCGTTCGGTCGATATTGTCAAAGGGGATTTATTAGTCACTTCTGGATTAGGTGGGCGTTTTTTAGAAGGTTATCCTGTTGCCATTGTGGAATCCGTATCACGTGATGGGCAAAATTATTTTGCTACTGTAACAGCAAAGCCATTAGCTTCGATTGAACGTTTACGCTATGTTTTGCTTTTATGGCCGACGAATGAAGAGATGCGCAAAGTCCAGTCTATTTCACCTGCAGATATTCGACGTACTGTACAACAACGTTTGGAAAATCAGGGCGTAGAAGCAGGTAAGGTAACAAAAACGTTGGTTAAAGAAGAAAACGACAACAATCCTGTGGAAGCAGACGAGCCGAGTCCAGTATTGGAAAATCCTGCTGAAAATCATCCATTACCGACGGTAACAGAATCACCGTCGAGAGAGGAACCGTAA
- the rnr gene encoding ribonuclease R: MAKIKNNPHLQDPNYQEELAKYENPIPSREFILDTIRQHNAPISKEELLTTFAIQNEEQQEAMRRRLRAMENDGQLVFTKRKRYALPEKLDLLKGTVLGHRDGYGFLQVEGKDSDWFIPNSQMQRVMHGDYVLAQPSGFDRRGRQEVRIVRVLQQRKKQIVGRFFLEDGIGYVVPDDSRINRDILIPNEHRQGARMGQVVVVELKPRTATFSQPVGMISEILGENMAKGMEVEIAIRNHDIPHVFPDAVLKQVSKLSEEVPEEAKSGRIDLRHLPLVTIDGEDARDFDDAVFCQKKRGGGWKLWVAIADVSYYVRLRTALDTEAHARGNSVYFPNRVVPMLPEILSNGLCSLNPQVDRLCMVCELNVSAKGKITGYEFYEAVMNSHARLTYTKVARILEDDEELCTRYQALVPHLKELHVMYQALVEARHQRGAIDFETIESKFVFNEMGRIERIEPVIRNDAHKIIEECMILANIAAANFMEKHQEPALFRIHAGPSEEKVTGFRQFLSECGLSLEGGSKPSTADYAKLLEQIRERPDHELLQTMLLRSLSQAVYHPDNIGHFGLALEEYAHFTSPIRRYPDLTLHRGIKYLLAKLKGSKRRTTDTGGYHYTLDDMDVLGDHCSMTERRADDATRDVADWLKCEYMQDHVGEEFTGVISSVTGFGLFVRLDDLFIDGLVHISTLDNDYYQFDLARQRLIGENSGMIYRIGDKVKIRVEAVSLEQRQVDFSLVSSERKPLREGKTAKDKLKKNARYAESLEKQRHKRKPSTSKSAVRKTSVVKPSTTTKKASKKSAKKRK, encoded by the coding sequence ATGGCAAAAATCAAAAACAATCCACATTTGCAAGATCCAAACTATCAAGAAGAACTCGCAAAATATGAGAACCCGATCCCAAGTCGCGAATTTATTCTTGATACAATTCGTCAACATAATGCACCTATCTCAAAAGAAGAATTACTGACCACATTTGCTATTCAAAATGAAGAACAACAAGAAGCCATGCGCCGTCGCTTAAGAGCGATGGAAAATGACGGACAATTGGTTTTCACTAAACGTAAACGCTACGCTTTACCGGAAAAACTGGATTTATTAAAAGGGACCGTATTAGGTCATCGTGATGGTTATGGTTTTTTACAAGTCGAAGGTAAAGACAGCGATTGGTTTATACCCAACAGCCAAATGCAGCGAGTAATGCACGGTGACTATGTCCTCGCCCAACCTAGCGGTTTTGACCGTCGTGGTCGCCAAGAAGTGCGGATTGTCCGCGTCTTACAACAGCGTAAAAAACAGATTGTTGGTCGTTTTTTCTTAGAAGATGGTATTGGTTATGTAGTACCTGACGATAGTCGAATTAATCGCGACATTTTAATTCCGAATGAACACCGCCAAGGCGCTCGTATGGGACAAGTGGTTGTAGTTGAATTAAAACCACGTACCGCAACATTTAGCCAACCTGTTGGAATGATTAGCGAAATTCTCGGTGAAAATATGGCAAAAGGGATGGAGGTGGAAATTGCTATCCGTAATCATGATATTCCCCATGTTTTTCCAGACGCGGTCCTCAAACAAGTTTCTAAACTGAGTGAAGAAGTACCGGAAGAAGCCAAATCAGGACGTATTGATTTACGCCATCTTCCGTTAGTCACCATTGATGGTGAAGATGCTCGCGATTTTGACGATGCGGTTTTTTGCCAGAAAAAACGTGGAGGCGGTTGGAAACTGTGGGTTGCCATTGCCGATGTCAGCTACTATGTTCGTTTACGTACTGCCCTTGATACCGAAGCACATGCGCGTGGAAACTCGGTATATTTCCCAAATCGCGTTGTTCCTATGCTACCGGAAATCCTCTCCAATGGACTTTGTTCATTAAACCCACAAGTCGATCGCTTATGTATGGTCTGTGAGCTGAATGTTTCAGCAAAAGGTAAAATCACAGGCTATGAATTTTATGAAGCGGTCATGAACTCTCATGCTCGCTTAACCTATACCAAAGTTGCTCGTATTTTAGAGGACGATGAAGAACTTTGTACTCGTTATCAAGCACTGGTTCCCCATTTAAAAGAACTCCATGTAATGTACCAAGCCTTAGTGGAAGCCCGTCATCAACGTGGCGCCATTGACTTTGAAACCATTGAAAGTAAGTTTGTGTTTAATGAAATGGGGCGAATCGAACGGATTGAGCCTGTTATTCGTAATGATGCGCATAAAATCATTGAAGAATGTATGATCCTCGCCAATATTGCGGCGGCAAACTTTATGGAAAAACATCAAGAGCCAGCCCTTTTCCGTATTCATGCGGGTCCAAGCGAAGAAAAAGTGACGGGCTTCCGCCAATTCCTCAGTGAATGTGGTTTAAGCCTTGAAGGTGGCAGTAAACCAAGTACCGCAGACTACGCTAAATTATTGGAGCAAATTCGCGAACGTCCAGATCATGAGTTATTGCAAACCATGTTATTACGTTCGTTAAGTCAAGCCGTTTATCATCCTGACAATATTGGGCACTTTGGGCTTGCACTCGAAGAATATGCGCATTTTACTTCGCCAATTCGCCGTTATCCTGATTTGACTTTGCATCGTGGGATTAAATACTTGTTAGCCAAACTAAAAGGCTCGAAACGGAGAACCACTGATACGGGAGGGTATCACTATACACTTGATGACATGGATGTATTAGGCGACCACTGCTCCATGACAGAACGACGGGCCGATGATGCCACTCGTGATGTTGCAGACTGGCTAAAATGCGAATATATGCAAGATCATGTAGGCGAAGAATTTACAGGTGTGATTTCATCTGTGACAGGTTTTGGCTTATTTGTCCGCTTAGATGACCTCTTTATTGATGGCTTAGTCCACATTTCTACCTTAGATAACGACTACTACCAATTTGATCTCGCTCGACAACGTTTAATCGGTGAAAATAGTGGTATGATCTACCGCATTGGCGATAAGGTAAAAATCCGTGTGGAAGCAGTTAGCCTTGAACAACGCCAAGTGGATTTTTCTTTAGTGTCGAGTGAGCGTAAACCATTACGAGAAGGCAAAACAGCCAAAGACAAGCTCAAGAAAAATGCACGCTACGCTGAAAGTCTCGAAAAACAACGCCATAAACGTAAACCAAGCACCAGTAAAAGTGCGGTAAGAAAAACAAGCGTTGTTAAACCATCAACAACCACGAAAAAAGCCAGTAAGAAATCAGCTAAAAAGAGAAAGTAG
- the sodC gene encoding superoxide dismutase family protein: MKKTVLALMFSCGMVASAFAHNHAVEHKHTGEMLEVKVELLDPVKGNQEIGKVVITESAYGLVFTPELKNLTAGLHGFHIHQNPSCDAKEKDGKLVAGLAAGGHWDPKNAGKHGYPWSDDAHLGDLPALVVNQDGTANNPVLAPRLKHLDDVKGRSLMIHEGGDNHDDHPAPLGGGGPRMACGVIK, encoded by the coding sequence ATGAAAAAAACAGTATTAGCCCTGATGTTTTCTTGTGGTATGGTGGCTTCTGCATTTGCGCATAATCATGCGGTGGAACATAAACATACCGGCGAAATGCTAGAAGTGAAAGTAGAGTTGCTGGATCCGGTTAAAGGTAATCAAGAAATCGGTAAAGTCGTGATTACTGAATCTGCTTATGGTTTGGTCTTTACGCCAGAATTGAAAAATTTAACGGCGGGTTTGCATGGTTTCCATATTCATCAAAACCCAAGCTGCGATGCCAAAGAAAAAGACGGCAAGTTAGTAGCGGGGTTGGCAGCTGGTGGACATTGGGATCCTAAAAATGCAGGTAAACATGGTTACCCGTGGTCGGATGATGCCCATTTAGGTGATTTACCTGCGTTAGTCGTGAACCAAGATGGTACTGCAAATAACCCAGTGTTAGCGCCACGTTTGAAACATTTGGACGACGTGAAAGGGCGTTCATTAATGATTCATGAGGGCGGTGATAACCATGATGATCACCCAGCACCATTAGGTGGTGGCGGTCCACGTATGGCTTGCGGTGTGATCAAATAA
- a CDS encoding pyridoxamine 5'-phosphate oxidase family protein, whose product MHKRVVDFIKKQYLFTLACTENNLPWANAFYYVFDEKENRLIYITGDQTHHAKVLRNNSRVAGTIFVPTKFVPSLQGVQFTGRSSQLFSTQAEQARALYKTEYSHHLIDQLTVWQVELEYVRLVDNSLGLFSTIEWRKGQVAEETDHYA is encoded by the coding sequence ATGCATAAGCGAGTAGTCGATTTTATTAAGAAACAATACTTATTTACTCTTGCCTGTACAGAAAATAATCTCCCTTGGGCAAATGCCTTTTATTATGTTTTCGACGAAAAAGAAAATAGATTAATTTATATTACAGGTGATCAAACTCATCATGCGAAAGTGCTTCGCAATAACTCGCGTGTTGCAGGTACCATTTTTGTTCCCACAAAATTTGTCCCCTCTCTACAAGGTGTACAATTTACAGGTCGCTCGAGTCAATTATTTTCAACACAAGCAGAACAAGCCCGTGCTTTATATAAAACTGAATATTCACATCACTTAATTGATCAACTCACGGTTTGGCAAGTTGAACTGGAGTATGTTCGTTTAGTGGATAATTCACTCGGCTTATTTAGTACGATAGAATGGCGTAAAGGGCAAGTAGCGGAAGAAACAGACCACTATGCCTAA
- the leuD gene encoding 3-isopropylmalate dehydratase small subunit: MPKEFKQHTGIAVPLDASNVDTDAIIPKQFLQKVTRIGFGQHLFHEWRFLDDEGKQPNPDFVLNYPRYQGASILLARENFGCGSSREHAPWALDDYGIRVIIAPSFADIFYGNSLNNQMLPIRLSDEEVEELFQFVNANEGATITVDLETQKVSANNKVYSFEIDPFRRHCLLNGLDNIGLTLQHEAKIAEYESNIPAFLR; this comes from the coding sequence ATGCCTAAAGAATTTAAACAACACACGGGTATCGCCGTTCCCCTTGATGCCTCAAACGTGGATACCGATGCTATTATCCCAAAACAGTTCTTACAAAAAGTCACTCGTATTGGTTTTGGTCAACACTTATTCCATGAATGGCGCTTTTTAGATGATGAAGGAAAACAACCCAACCCAGACTTCGTGTTAAACTACCCACGTTATCAAGGTGCCAGTATTTTATTAGCCCGTGAGAATTTTGGTTGTGGTTCCTCTCGCGAACACGCGCCTTGGGCGCTCGATGATTATGGTATTCGTGTGATTATTGCACCCAGTTTTGCTGATATTTTTTATGGCAATAGCTTAAATAATCAGATGTTACCAATTCGCCTTAGCGATGAAGAAGTGGAAGAATTGTTCCAGTTTGTCAATGCTAACGAAGGTGCAACCATTACGGTGGATCTAGAAACACAAAAAGTCAGCGCGAATAACAAAGTCTATTCCTTTGAAATCGACCCTTTTCGTCGCCATTGTTTGTTAAATGGGTTAGACAATATCGGACTAACCTTGCAACATGAAGCAAAAATCGCAGAATACGAAAGCAACATCCCTGCTTTCTTACGCTAA
- the mreD gene encoding rod shape-determining protein MreD, giving the protein MQKRFILQWLILICTFIVALVMEIAPWPTDFQNFKPAWLVLVLLYWTLALPNKVSIGSAFVLGVIWDLVLGSILGVHALVLSLFTYLVALNHLVLRNLSLWMQSLLVIIFVFSIRFSIFLIELLLHSASFNWQESYGALASGLLWPWVFLLLRKIRRQLQLH; this is encoded by the coding sequence ATGCAAAAGCGTTTTATCCTACAATGGCTAATTTTGATTTGTACTTTTATTGTGGCGTTAGTGATGGAAATTGCCCCTTGGCCAACGGACTTCCAAAATTTTAAGCCGGCGTGGTTAGTACTGGTTTTGCTCTATTGGACACTTGCGCTGCCAAATAAAGTGAGTATAGGATCGGCGTTTGTGCTTGGGGTGATTTGGGACTTAGTGCTTGGTTCTATTTTAGGGGTACATGCGTTAGTCTTATCGCTTTTTACCTATTTAGTCGCGCTTAATCATTTAGTCCTACGTAATCTATCGCTCTGGATGCAAAGCTTGTTGGTCATTATCTTTGTTTTCTCGATTCGCTTCAGTATTTTTCTCATTGAATTACTTTTGCATAGCGCATCATTTAATTGGCAAGAAAGTTATGGCGCATTGGCGAGCGGGCTGTTATGGCCGTGGGTCTTTTTACTTTTACGCAAAATTCGTCGCCAATTACAGCTACATTAA
- a CDS encoding rod shape-determining protein: protein MLFKKIRGLFSNDLSIDLGTANTLIYVKGQGIVLDEPSVVAIRQERSGALKSIAAVGRDAKLMLGRTPKSIAAIRPMKDGVIADFFVTEKMLQYFIKQVHSSNFMRPSPRVLVCVPAGATQVERRAIKESAIGAGAREVYLIEEPMAAAIGAKLPVSTATGSMVIDIGGGTTEVAVISLNGIVYSSSVRIGGDRFDEAIISYVRKTFGSIIGEPTAERIKQEIGSAFIQEGDEVREIEVHGHNLAEGAPRSFKLTSRDVLEAIQAPLNGIVAAVRTALEECQPEHAADIFERGMVLTGGGALIRNIDVLLSKETGVPVIIADDPLTCVARGGGEALEMIDMHGGDIFSDDI, encoded by the coding sequence ATGTTATTTAAAAAAATTCGAGGCTTATTTTCAAATGATCTGTCCATCGATCTTGGCACAGCGAATACCTTAATTTATGTCAAAGGACAAGGGATTGTTTTAGATGAACCTTCTGTTGTGGCGATTCGCCAAGAACGTTCAGGTGCATTAAAAAGCATTGCTGCGGTTGGTCGTGATGCCAAATTAATGTTAGGCCGTACACCGAAAAGCATTGCAGCGATTCGTCCTATGAAAGATGGGGTGATCGCAGATTTCTTTGTGACAGAAAAAATGTTGCAATATTTTATTAAACAAGTGCACAGCAGCAATTTTATGCGTCCAAGTCCACGTGTCTTAGTTTGTGTACCTGCGGGAGCTACGCAAGTCGAACGACGTGCAATCAAAGAATCTGCCATTGGTGCTGGGGCACGCGAGGTGTACTTGATTGAGGAACCGATGGCGGCAGCGATTGGTGCTAAATTACCTGTTTCGACTGCCACAGGTTCGATGGTGATCGATATCGGTGGTGGTACGACGGAAGTTGCGGTGATTTCTTTAAATGGCATTGTGTATTCCTCTTCAGTCCGCATTGGTGGTGATCGTTTTGATGAGGCGATTATTTCTTATGTACGCAAGACGTTCGGTTCAATTATTGGGGAACCGACAGCAGAGCGTATCAAACAAGAGATTGGTAGTGCGTTTATTCAAGAAGGCGATGAAGTCCGTGAAATTGAAGTGCATGGTCATAACTTAGCAGAAGGTGCGCCGCGTTCTTTCAAACTCACCTCACGTGATGTGTTAGAAGCTATTCAAGCCCCGTTAAATGGCATTGTTGCGGCAGTGCGCACGGCCTTGGAAGAGTGTCAACCAGAACATGCTGCGGATATTTTTGAACGTGGCATGGTCTTAACTGGTGGCGGTGCCCTTATTCGTAATATTGATGTTTTACTGTCAAAAGAAACCGGTGTGCCGGTTATCATCGCCGATGATCCTTTAACCTGTGTTGCCCGTGGTGGTGGCGAGGCATTAGAGATGATCGATATGCACGGTGGTGATATTTTTAGTGACGATATCTAA
- the rlmB gene encoding 23S rRNA (guanosine(2251)-2'-O)-methyltransferase RlmB has translation MSENIYGIHAVSAFLNNAPERLIEVYALKGRDDKRLQPLLNELHRLGITIQFVNRQTLDKKAEGEVHQGIMARVQPAKELNEADLDTLLQNQSNPLLLVLDGVTDPHNLGACLRTADAAGVCAVIVPKDKSAQLTAIARKVACGAAEVVPLIRVTNLARTLRELQQKHNIWVVGTAGEATNTLYQTQLTGGLALVMGAEGEGMRRLTREHCDQLISIPMAGSVSSLNVSVATGVCLFEIVRQRLA, from the coding sequence ATGAGTGAAAATATTTATGGCATTCATGCAGTAAGTGCCTTTTTAAACAACGCGCCAGAGCGTTTAATTGAAGTTTATGCACTCAAAGGGCGCGACGATAAACGTTTACAACCTTTGCTCAATGAACTTCATCGGTTGGGTATTACTATCCAATTTGTTAATCGCCAAACCCTTGATAAAAAAGCAGAGGGCGAAGTACACCAAGGCATCATGGCACGTGTTCAGCCAGCGAAAGAATTGAATGAAGCAGATTTAGATACGCTTTTACAAAATCAGTCCAATCCGTTGCTATTAGTGTTAGATGGTGTGACTGATCCACATAACTTAGGTGCTTGTTTGCGTACTGCGGATGCAGCGGGCGTGTGTGCTGTGATAGTACCAAAAGATAAATCTGCCCAATTAACCGCTATCGCACGTAAAGTAGCTTGTGGTGCCGCTGAAGTCGTGCCATTAATCCGTGTAACCAACCTCGCGCGCACTTTGCGTGAATTACAGCAGAAGCACAACATTTGGGTGGTTGGTACTGCAGGTGAAGCCACAAATACGCTCTATCAAACGCAATTAACAGGGGGCTTAGCCCTTGTAATGGGAGCGGAAGGTGAAGGGATGCGTCGTTTAACGCGTGAGCATTGTGATCAACTGATTAGTATTCCAATGGCGGGTTCAGTCTCTTCGCTGAATGTTTCTGTGGCGACAGGGGTTTGCTTATTTGAAATTGTCAGACAGCGTTTAGCTTAA